One part of the Paramormyrops kingsleyae isolate MSU_618 chromosome 2, PKINGS_0.4, whole genome shotgun sequence genome encodes these proteins:
- the LOC111856576 gene encoding sodium-dependent glucose transporter 1-like isoform X1: protein MKKGRRLGTTGTGPGTGDDSSGDCKRWMVTLSLCASFFGLGMGISVLGPTLGDLATNVGQNISNISYIFVGRSGGYMLGSMLAGILFDIINHQLLLGFSMALTAFGMSTVPFCKTAPLLTVLMSTVGVSMGVLDTGGNVVILNTWEARSGPHLQALHFSFAAGAFVAPIVAKLLFGNDERPGQTDVLGNWDSWSGTPSPAKPAPAFTAQALEASASMPESMWAYFVIGAFCLLVSLLFFIQFYQNKLSRGVVRTTPEKPLVARHHNALILLLFFFFFWYVGAEVVYGSFIFTFAKDHAGMTEPQAAGLNSLFWGSFAATRGLAVFVSACMGPACMILLSLLGCALSSLLLSIFTRSSVTLWSCTAVYGASMATTFPSGISWVEQYTRVTGRSAAIFVVGAALGEMVLPAVVGLLLGKAQDVPVLMYLCLGAAIITSIIFLIMYKLATSPSGSGRKNQKVDDSEHIKALKDTGINKDKEEEEEREEEEEGEDETL from the exons GGAATGGGCATCTCTGTGCTGGGGCCCACTCTCGGAGACCTGGCCACCAACGTGGGGCAGAATATCAGCAACATCTCCTACATCTTCGTGGGACGCTCCGGAGGCTATATGCTAGGCTCCATGTTGGCGGGGATCCTCTTTGACATCATTAACCACCAGCTCCTGCTGG GGTTTTCCATGGCACTCACAGCCTTCGGCATGTCGACGGTCCCCTTCTGTAAGACGGCCCCGCTGCTCACCGTCTTGATGTCCACCGTGGGGGTTTCTATGGGGGTTTTAGACACAG GTGGGAATGTCGTCATCCTGAACACCTGGGAAGCCCGTTCTGGACCTCATCTGCAGGCGCTGCACTTCAGCTTCGCCGCGGGGGCCTTCGTCGCGCCCATCGTGGCTAAGCTGCTGTTCGGAAATGACGAGCGGCCGGGCCAGACGGACGTCCTGGGGAACTGGGACAGCTGGAGCGGCACCCCGTCCCCTGCGAAGCCGGCCCCGGCTTTCACAGCACAGGCGCTCGAAGCCTCGGCCTCCATGCCGGAGTCCATGTGGGCTTACTTTGTGATCGGCGCCTTCTGCTTGCTGGTCTCACTCCTCTTCTTCATCCAGTTTTACCAGAACAAGCTGTCACGCGGCGTGGTGCGGACCACCCCAGAGAAGCCACTGGTGGCCAGGCATCACAATGCTCTTATCCTCCTcctgttcttcttcttcttctggtACGTGGGAGCCGAGGTGGTCTACGGCTCCTTCATATTCACCTTCGCAAAGGACCACGCCGGTATGACGGAGCCGCAGGCGGCCGGGCTCAACTCGCTCTTCTGGGGCTCCTTTGCCGCCACGCGGGGGCTGGCCGTCTTCGTGTCGGCCTGCATGGGGCCCGCCTGCATGATCCTGCTGAGCCTGCTGGGTTGTGCCCTGTCCTCCCTGCTGCTCAGCATCTTCACCCGAAGCAGCGTCACGCTGTGGTCCTGCACCGCCGTCTACGGTGCCTCCATGGCCACCACCTTCCCCAGCGGCATCTCCTGGGTGGAGCAGTACACCCGAGTGACTGGCCGCTCTGCCGCCATCTTTGTGGTGGGAGCGGCGCTGGGTGAGATGGTGCTGCCAGCGGTCGTCGGGCTTCTCCTGGGGAAAGCTCAGGACGTGCCTGTACTGATGTACCTCTGCCTGGGGGCAGCCATAATCACCTCCATCATCTTCCTCATCATGTACAAACTGGCTACTTCGCCCAGCGGGTCTGGCAGGAAGAACCAGAAAGTGGATGACAGTGAACACATCAAGGCCCTGAAGgacacagggatcaataaagataaagaggaagaagaggaaagagaggaggaagaggagggggaGGATGAGACACTATGA
- the LOC111856576 gene encoding sodium-dependent glucose transporter 1-like isoform X2, which translates to MGNTALSEMGSLFSIMGMGISVLGPTLGDLATNVGQNISNISYIFVGRSGGYMLGSMLAGILFDIINHQLLLGFSMALTAFGMSTVPFCKTAPLLTVLMSTVGVSMGVLDTGGNVVILNTWEARSGPHLQALHFSFAAGAFVAPIVAKLLFGNDERPGQTDVLGNWDSWSGTPSPAKPAPAFTAQALEASASMPESMWAYFVIGAFCLLVSLLFFIQFYQNKLSRGVVRTTPEKPLVARHHNALILLLFFFFFWYVGAEVVYGSFIFTFAKDHAGMTEPQAAGLNSLFWGSFAATRGLAVFVSACMGPACMILLSLLGCALSSLLLSIFTRSSVTLWSCTAVYGASMATTFPSGISWVEQYTRVTGRSAAIFVVGAALGEMVLPAVVGLLLGKAQDVPVLMYLCLGAAIITSIIFLIMYKLATSPSGSGRKNQKVDDSEHIKALKDTGINKDKEEEEEREEEEEGEDETL; encoded by the exons atggGGAACACTGCCTTATCTGAAATGGGCTCATTGTTTTCCATCATG GGAATGGGCATCTCTGTGCTGGGGCCCACTCTCGGAGACCTGGCCACCAACGTGGGGCAGAATATCAGCAACATCTCCTACATCTTCGTGGGACGCTCCGGAGGCTATATGCTAGGCTCCATGTTGGCGGGGATCCTCTTTGACATCATTAACCACCAGCTCCTGCTGG GGTTTTCCATGGCACTCACAGCCTTCGGCATGTCGACGGTCCCCTTCTGTAAGACGGCCCCGCTGCTCACCGTCTTGATGTCCACCGTGGGGGTTTCTATGGGGGTTTTAGACACAG GTGGGAATGTCGTCATCCTGAACACCTGGGAAGCCCGTTCTGGACCTCATCTGCAGGCGCTGCACTTCAGCTTCGCCGCGGGGGCCTTCGTCGCGCCCATCGTGGCTAAGCTGCTGTTCGGAAATGACGAGCGGCCGGGCCAGACGGACGTCCTGGGGAACTGGGACAGCTGGAGCGGCACCCCGTCCCCTGCGAAGCCGGCCCCGGCTTTCACAGCACAGGCGCTCGAAGCCTCGGCCTCCATGCCGGAGTCCATGTGGGCTTACTTTGTGATCGGCGCCTTCTGCTTGCTGGTCTCACTCCTCTTCTTCATCCAGTTTTACCAGAACAAGCTGTCACGCGGCGTGGTGCGGACCACCCCAGAGAAGCCACTGGTGGCCAGGCATCACAATGCTCTTATCCTCCTcctgttcttcttcttcttctggtACGTGGGAGCCGAGGTGGTCTACGGCTCCTTCATATTCACCTTCGCAAAGGACCACGCCGGTATGACGGAGCCGCAGGCGGCCGGGCTCAACTCGCTCTTCTGGGGCTCCTTTGCCGCCACGCGGGGGCTGGCCGTCTTCGTGTCGGCCTGCATGGGGCCCGCCTGCATGATCCTGCTGAGCCTGCTGGGTTGTGCCCTGTCCTCCCTGCTGCTCAGCATCTTCACCCGAAGCAGCGTCACGCTGTGGTCCTGCACCGCCGTCTACGGTGCCTCCATGGCCACCACCTTCCCCAGCGGCATCTCCTGGGTGGAGCAGTACACCCGAGTGACTGGCCGCTCTGCCGCCATCTTTGTGGTGGGAGCGGCGCTGGGTGAGATGGTGCTGCCAGCGGTCGTCGGGCTTCTCCTGGGGAAAGCTCAGGACGTGCCTGTACTGATGTACCTCTGCCTGGGGGCAGCCATAATCACCTCCATCATCTTCCTCATCATGTACAAACTGGCTACTTCGCCCAGCGGGTCTGGCAGGAAGAACCAGAAAGTGGATGACAGTGAACACATCAAGGCCCTGAAGgacacagggatcaataaagataaagaggaagaagaggaaagagaggaggaagaggagggggaGGATGAGACACTATGA